A genomic region of Maledivibacter sp. contains the following coding sequences:
- a CDS encoding S-layer homology domain-containing protein, producing the protein MKTKSKICSWIITFFTLFNAIINPIFYMGSINSYAETSEEAQDGTQNTEVIDLNQFDTEVDILNDSDVIFFESKSQTVSEDDGEINIVIKRLKVGEEKNLELTFNGTCTEGEDYSLDSKSITFDGGEMSKEISLRIIDDDEVEATEEINILLESNGGFKSDCRIEIRDNDKLENNDLKDNDLEDNSSEDENLENDTEEMSLGEELTTVEKASPISLSFSAGDYSVQEDAGEIEFTVHRSGVGDGEVTVDFETGSPQASPNIDFEYSRGTITFKAGETEKKIKIKIIDDSRHEKKELMTIELKEPTGGAILGENPIKNIYIEDNDEKRTFFSFEKTEYKFYEGGYKKPAKFKILRTGNLDDHFNLDIVIEPTAGSDFVNYGDYNFYDSSVFFHEGEKEVTISMEIMEDDLDEAMESFTLKIKNRDEGKFEASTAYVEVYDKDNTVEFDGNSWGCYEGSKDVEVVVNRSGAVDQEVWINYETQDISAEKGKDYESVKGTLIFSKGETRKSIKLNILDDNSFEDKESFKLKITDAKENVKIKGIGEMTVNITDDDSLAGDEVVRIELKGVTYNPNIKRLKVLIKSKNYFEESIPVIIECEEVDEKGNPLVGDHYKEKKDIKLNYSNEIVDIDMDIGKVSSKAVAIRLKAPSPNIIIEGKDKVCVDIASKIEFDGRYNNTVYEEDEKEIQLVLRRTGYLNCGADVDLEFDADYRYNPCDFYIDDENKSNSRISFSTGESEKVIRIKSKDDASFEGTETINLIIKSVCNSSVNTYIGDNNKAAFTINERDGEISSIKSFYNAVESEDGTLDITFLREGYVECRNEMFLTWDTDYITIDTNKIVFEPDETEKTVTLKAKKIDGYDDILIGMIHYYSNDKNMSFNKDIRIRLQEEPLGKLEFYDDWDVHENYGYPIYVDIGGSKELLDSNKTIKVKYKIIDGTAKEGEDFTVKSKEGIIDVKPYKNYYEKESNYYKDCWPIINIVDDRLPEDDEYFEIHYEVDPDDRIRTEKTVARYTIKNSNIPTMSIDKPSLVKLLPSEESIWNIKVADINKDYPYANIPIVVTEKKPNNDVIKTIVKTDEKGEAQYKVQVPEKGFINGTYNLDYKMDTEFEPDLSNIPTYNRYRYIENINTNYYVFQGYTNLSGTVYHAESKKTLNGVEVSVYKYDKLVKTTRTNEEGQYRIEGLEQGDEYTIEVEHPVMSLSRTLINTELDTETVYDVFLAYDTGVKDPMLYEFNMEIESDKLKYRRYLDVIDTYDREYVLSKGKDINTRLHMNWNGHRPKKVQYIFKNGNGDTTNVIDHPVGAYNNAIINQRIEKGKDWKIGDRLFIQGVTEVGTTTKPVEVKIVLIERSGIANAEGLVAEEQLPSVESPSTPDDFEFLNNLSIALKFSSVNIEVKKESNGTMKMEIGKGIKDKQFGSNSGKERLESLRSELKKIKDQVKKTVNSKSKFSIGKSNSDKGAELLVSGSLTLKWDDKNAEWKFHEGSMALVGEASFKKGKQFVIVCVPVYVEGEIIGKLEAALDFDYSEKKLKLIGRITPTLTGNIYAGLGSEYVGVGIYGKIEPSVDFKFQKDGTDIFFKMIMELGGEVRFLFFKAREKVFEHTWEDTIKKGTSDKNESSPAMARSMESDYFASAFEEIDRVRNTNFALDFNEMNEVKLWDLKPMERTGSNNSMMFRALRTDEDGDIISKDVFGDAKPKVVELEDGYLGVWIDDIKERSDMNRTAVVYSIFDEENWSEPIQINNDNTADFNADLAMTSRGGAAVWQNTSKELDDTATIKDFMANTEIKASTFEVPSKSEANQWNNTIALTDDLYYDGVPSISFDGSRGMVVWSKYKKDDLSSLNTIADILNADPKYIDIMFSKWDGNQWSEPQTVISNEGSLSKGSLAYDGYRAIYAYEADKDLDFITSIDKEINIITYDDTGEEAKGQWSEPISITSNGVSDTNPRVIYYENKPVLFWNQDGKIVYVRDFETKDIEVAVENVSKGIGFEISQNNKGIMTLAWTEGSGKIFTSVFDPESNIWSQKLEITDTNSEKLEGDAGSKISRYFDASLNDKGDIMALYDCVELVEKAGGIEAGRTDLKYASYEIGNDLAINGASISFSNDNPMPGNNITISALLQNLGEFVQKNIEVSFYDGDPEDGGILIDTVEITDILGGKEDKIVSTDWNIPIEQKNHNIYIIVDPKNRKMDRDRSNNIAASNIVKPDLEISDIKTRTLQDKRKLYVKINNNGSVIAENSLLELYVEGKEERRLIDTVHLGDITPMAQIEKSIEWTPKDSDFNEGFAKLDFIVDSDTDDYDYSNNIYGYNEKPIEKKEALVPKSLKLNKSNLKLGVNTTETLIEVFSPMDSEYKKVIWSIDNPSIAHVDQNGRVKGINKGTGVITAKTEDGILQAQCTVEVTDPPFVVLSGDTEMRITRGDTFTDPGAKAYDGETDISKRIEVTGDEIDTSIVGSNEIYYYCTSEEGVASQVKVRKVIVAPEKVKLSNRDNGIKVMGVEGLAGLKLYDINENLIKAVNVMDASNDYIFKNIDGDRGYYVSQTVRGIESELSYIKVDKDSNAPVDKENNYVQKKKHKPKSKKYYDKKVIKLDKGRQRITYTVNKDVIDLLKNSTKQDIDMVYEAKDSDVSNIRIPNNLLSHFDDRNISININKVKLKLSKELIKKYNDNGKDINLEISLGDIEGIKKIQRDVKIIGSPIEIKADINMNTDVYVPLDGELLLERGMELRKYLDKLRVLVVHSDGDIEYKKGNISYDQRGNPIGIKVTVDRFSTFAIVKEQNPIMKNISFKDIEGMWAKEYIEQLVLKGAVSGYPDGYFRPDKNITRGEFVSIISKAFDLKDKKGIVYSDTKNHWAREYIDMAAAGGIVKGYNENSFGPNDFITREQMAVIISRIIENQNQSNKQDFKDWNEIADWAKASVEKTYNNNIINGYPDKTFKPKKYVTRGEAATVIIKALNQN; encoded by the coding sequence ATGAAGACAAAATCGAAAATATGCAGCTGGATTATTACTTTCTTCACTTTATTTAATGCAATTATAAACCCTATATTTTATATGGGCAGTATCAATTCATACGCTGAAACATCAGAGGAGGCTCAAGATGGAACTCAAAATACGGAGGTTATTGATCTAAATCAGTTTGACACAGAAGTAGATATATTAAATGACTCCGATGTAATCTTTTTTGAAAGCAAGAGCCAAACTGTAAGTGAAGATGATGGAGAAATCAATATAGTAATAAAAAGATTGAAGGTAGGGGAGGAAAAAAACCTAGAACTGACCTTCAATGGTACCTGTACAGAGGGAGAAGATTATAGCTTAGATAGTAAAAGTATAACCTTTGATGGTGGAGAAATGTCTAAGGAGATTTCATTAAGGATAATAGATGATGATGAGGTAGAAGCTACGGAAGAAATAAATATCCTATTGGAAAGTAATGGGGGATTCAAGAGCGATTGTAGAATAGAAATAAGGGATAATGATAAACTAGAAAATAATGATTTAAAGGATAATGATCTAGAAGATAATAGTTCAGAAGATGAAAATTTAGAAAATGATACAGAAGAGATGTCCCTAGGCGAGGAGCTGACTACTGTTGAAAAAGCATCACCCATAAGCCTGTCATTCAGTGCAGGGGATTATTCTGTACAGGAAGATGCAGGTGAAATTGAATTTACCGTACATCGCAGCGGTGTAGGGGATGGCGAAGTAACAGTTGATTTTGAAACAGGTTCTCCACAAGCATCTCCTAATATAGACTTTGAGTATAGTCGTGGAACTATAACCTTTAAAGCCGGGGAAACTGAGAAAAAAATTAAGATAAAAATAATAGATGATTCTAGGCATGAAAAGAAAGAATTAATGACCATAGAGCTAAAGGAACCAACGGGTGGAGCTATCCTAGGTGAAAATCCCATCAAGAATATATATATTGAAGATAATGACGAAAAGAGAACATTTTTTTCCTTTGAAAAAACAGAATACAAATTCTATGAGGGAGGGTATAAGAAACCGGCAAAATTCAAAATCCTTCGTACAGGAAATCTCGATGATCATTTCAACTTAGACATAGTTATTGAACCCACAGCAGGTAGTGATTTTGTTAATTATGGGGATTATAATTTTTATGATTCATCTGTATTTTTTCACGAAGGGGAAAAAGAAGTAACAATATCTATGGAAATAATGGAAGATGATTTAGATGAAGCCATGGAGTCCTTTACATTGAAAATAAAAAATAGGGATGAGGGCAAATTTGAAGCTAGTACAGCCTACGTAGAAGTATATGATAAAGACAATACCGTTGAATTTGACGGTAATAGTTGGGGATGTTATGAAGGCTCAAAGGATGTAGAAGTGGTTGTCAACAGATCGGGGGCTGTTGATCAGGAGGTTTGGATCAATTACGAGACTCAGGACATAAGTGCAGAAAAGGGCAAGGATTATGAATCAGTAAAAGGAACCCTAATATTTTCTAAGGGCGAAACAAGAAAATCCATCAAATTAAATATATTGGATGACAATTCATTTGAGGATAAAGAATCCTTTAAGCTTAAAATCACCGACGCCAAAGAAAATGTGAAAATAAAGGGCATAGGCGAAATGACAGTAAATATTACTGATGATGATAGCCTAGCCGGGGATGAGGTTGTAAGAATTGAGCTTAAAGGTGTTACATATAATCCTAATATAAAACGATTAAAGGTTTTAATAAAAAGTAAAAACTATTTTGAAGAAAGTATACCTGTTATTATTGAATGTGAAGAAGTAGACGAGAAGGGGAATCCCTTAGTAGGGGATCATTATAAAGAAAAAAAGGATATAAAGTTAAACTACTCCAATGAAATTGTAGATATAGATATGGATATAGGGAAGGTGTCAAGTAAAGCTGTAGCCATAAGACTTAAAGCTCCTTCACCCAATATAATAATAGAGGGCAAGGATAAAGTTTGTGTTGACATTGCAAGTAAGATAGAATTCGATGGAAGGTATAATAATACAGTATATGAAGAGGATGAAAAGGAAATACAGCTTGTGCTTAGAAGAACAGGATATTTGAACTGTGGTGCAGACGTTGATTTAGAATTTGATGCAGACTACAGGTACAATCCTTGTGATTTTTATATCGATGATGAAAACAAGTCGAATTCTAGGATAAGTTTTAGCACCGGAGAAAGTGAAAAGGTTATAAGGATTAAGAGTAAAGATGATGCTAGTTTTGAGGGTACAGAAACCATAAACTTGATAATCAAAAGTGTTTGCAATAGTTCTGTAAATACATATATAGGAGATAATAACAAGGCGGCCTTCACCATAAATGAAAGGGATGGGGAAATCAGTTCAATAAAATCCTTTTATAATGCTGTAGAATCAGAAGACGGTACCCTTGATATTACTTTTTTGAGGGAAGGATATGTAGAATGTAGAAATGAGATGTTTCTAACATGGGATACGGATTATATAACCATAGATACAAATAAAATCGTCTTTGAACCCGATGAAACCGAAAAAACTGTGACCCTTAAAGCAAAAAAAATAGATGGATATGACGATATACTCATTGGTATGATCCATTATTACTCCAATGATAAAAATATGAGCTTTAATAAGGATATAAGAATTAGACTACAAGAAGAACCCTTGGGGAAATTAGAGTTTTATGATGATTGGGATGTCCATGAAAATTATGGATATCCTATATATGTAGATATAGGAGGAAGCAAGGAACTCCTTGATAGTAATAAGACCATAAAGGTAAAATATAAAATAATAGATGGAACTGCAAAGGAAGGCGAAGACTTCACAGTAAAATCAAAGGAAGGAATAATTGATGTAAAGCCATATAAGAATTATTATGAGAAAGAAAGTAACTATTATAAGGATTGTTGGCCTATTATCAATATAGTTGATGATAGATTACCAGAGGATGATGAGTATTTTGAGATACATTATGAAGTAGACCCTGATGATAGGATTAGGACAGAAAAAACAGTGGCGAGATATACTATAAAAAATAGTAATATTCCAACCATGAGTATTGATAAACCCTCTTTAGTAAAGCTTCTTCCAAGTGAAGAGAGTATTTGGAATATAAAGGTAGCAGATATTAACAAAGACTATCCCTATGCCAATATACCAATAGTAGTCACGGAAAAGAAGCCCAATAATGATGTAATAAAAACAATAGTTAAAACCGATGAAAAGGGTGAGGCTCAGTATAAAGTACAGGTTCCAGAAAAAGGATTTATTAATGGTACCTATAATTTGGATTACAAAATGGATACCGAATTTGAGCCTGACTTATCAAATATTCCTACTTACAATAGGTATAGGTATATAGAAAATATCAATACCAATTATTATGTATTCCAAGGATATACTAATCTTTCGGGAACCGTATATCATGCGGAGTCTAAAAAAACTTTGAATGGAGTAGAGGTTTCTGTATATAAATACGATAAGCTTGTGAAAACCACACGTACCAATGAAGAAGGTCAATATAGGATTGAAGGTTTAGAACAAGGTGATGAATATACAATAGAAGTGGAGCATCCGGTCATGAGCTTATCTAGAACATTGATCAATACAGAATTGGATACAGAAACAGTATATGATGTATTTTTAGCCTATGATACAGGGGTTAAAGATCCAATGCTATATGAATTTAATATGGAAATAGAATCAGATAAATTAAAGTATCGTAGGTATCTTGATGTCATCGATACATATGATAGGGAGTATGTGCTAAGTAAAGGAAAGGATATAAATACGAGGCTACATATGAATTGGAATGGACATAGGCCTAAAAAAGTACAATACATATTTAAAAATGGTAATGGAGATACGACTAATGTAATAGATCATCCCGTGGGAGCTTACAACAATGCAATCATAAATCAGAGGATTGAAAAAGGAAAGGATTGGAAAATAGGCGACAGGCTTTTTATTCAGGGTGTAACAGAGGTTGGTACAACTACAAAGCCAGTAGAAGTTAAGATAGTATTAATAGAGAGATCTGGAATAGCCAACGCAGAGGGGCTTGTAGCTGAGGAACAACTACCCTCAGTGGAGTCTCCCAGTACACCGGATGATTTTGAATTCTTAAATAATTTATCCATTGCTTTAAAATTTTCCAGTGTAAATATTGAAGTGAAAAAAGAGAGTAATGGTACCATGAAGATGGAAATAGGAAAGGGTATCAAGGATAAACAATTTGGTTCTAATTCAGGCAAGGAAAGGCTGGAGTCGCTTAGAAGTGAATTAAAGAAAATAAAGGATCAAGTCAAGAAAACAGTAAATAGCAAGTCGAAGTTTTCTATTGGCAAAAGTAATAGTGATAAGGGTGCAGAACTACTGGTTAGTGGAAGCCTTACTTTAAAATGGGATGATAAAAATGCAGAGTGGAAGTTCCATGAAGGCAGTATGGCTTTAGTAGGTGAAGCAAGCTTTAAAAAAGGAAAACAATTTGTAATAGTATGTGTACCCGTATATGTAGAGGGTGAGATAATCGGCAAGCTAGAAGCCGCCCTTGACTTTGATTATAGTGAAAAGAAATTGAAGTTGATTGGACGTATAACCCCTACACTCACAGGAAATATATATGCAGGATTAGGTAGCGAGTATGTAGGTGTAGGTATATATGGAAAAATAGAGCCCTCTGTGGATTTTAAATTCCAAAAAGATGGGACAGATATTTTCTTCAAAATGATTATGGAGTTGGGTGGAGAAGTAAGATTTTTATTTTTTAAAGCAAGGGAAAAAGTCTTTGAACATACATGGGAGGATACGATAAAAAAGGGTACATCGGATAAAAATGAAAGTAGCCCTGCCATGGCAAGAAGTATGGAATCCGATTATTTTGCATCGGCCTTTGAAGAGATAGACAGAGTTAGAAATACTAATTTCGCCCTAGATTTCAATGAAATGAATGAAGTAAAGCTATGGGATTTAAAGCCTATGGAAAGAACGGGTTCAAATAATAGTATGATGTTTAGAGCATTAAGGACTGATGAAGATGGGGATATTATTTCAAAGGATGTTTTTGGTGATGCTAAACCTAAGGTTGTAGAGCTAGAGGATGGATACCTAGGTGTCTGGATAGATGATATTAAAGAGCGTTCGGATATGAATAGAACAGCAGTTGTTTATTCCATATTTGATGAAGAAAATTGGTCGGAACCTATTCAGATAAACAATGACAATACTGCTGATTTTAACGCTGATTTAGCAATGACCTCAAGGGGAGGGGCGGCAGTTTGGCAAAACACATCAAAGGAATTAGATGATACTGCCACAATAAAGGATTTTATGGCTAATACAGAAATCAAAGCAAGTACCTTTGAAGTACCTTCTAAATCTGAAGCAAATCAATGGAATAATACCATAGCTTTAACCGATGACCTGTATTATGATGGAGTGCCTAGTATTTCCTTTGATGGATCAAGGGGTATGGTAGTCTGGAGTAAATATAAAAAGGATGATTTAAGCAGCTTAAATACCATAGCAGATATTTTAAATGCTGACCCTAAGTACATAGATATAATGTTTTCAAAATGGGATGGAAATCAGTGGAGTGAACCACAGACAGTTATATCAAATGAAGGGTCCCTTTCAAAGGGTTCTTTAGCCTATGATGGGTACAGGGCTATCTATGCATATGAAGCTGATAAAGATTTAGACTTCATTACATCAATTGATAAGGAAATAAACATAATAACCTATGATGATACTGGGGAAGAAGCTAAAGGGCAGTGGAGTGAACCCATCAGTATAACCAGTAATGGAGTATCGGACACAAATCCTAGGGTTATATATTATGAAAATAAACCTGTTTTGTTCTGGAATCAAGATGGGAAAATCGTTTATGTTAGAGATTTTGAAACAAAGGATATTGAAGTCGCCGTCGAAAATGTTAGTAAAGGAATCGGATTTGAAATATCTCAAAATAATAAGGGTATAATGACCCTAGCATGGACAGAGGGCTCTGGGAAAATATTCACTTCAGTATTTGACCCAGAAAGTAATATATGGAGTCAAAAGCTAGAAATTACAGACACAAATAGTGAAAAACTTGAAGGAGATGCTGGGAGTAAGATTAGTCGTTATTTTGACGCTTCCTTGAATGATAAAGGGGATATAATGGCTTTATATGACTGTGTTGAATTAGTTGAAAAAGCTGGAGGGATAGAAGCCGGAAGAACCGATTTAAAATACGCAAGCTATGAAATAGGAAACGATTTAGCTATCAATGGGGCAAGTATTAGTTTTTCTAACGATAATCCTATGCCGGGAAACAATATAACTATATCTGCATTATTACAAAATCTAGGGGAATTTGTGCAGAAAAATATCGAAGTTTCATTCTATGATGGTGATCCAGAAGATGGAGGAATACTAATAGATACGGTAGAAATAACTGATATATTAGGTGGTAAAGAAGATAAAATTGTATCTACCGACTGGAATATACCAATAGAACAGAAAAACCATAATATATATATAATAGTAGATCCTAAGAATAGAAAGATGGATAGGGATAGATCAAATAATATAGCAGCTTCAAATATTGTTAAACCTGATCTCGAAATTTCAGATATAAAAACTAGAACATTGCAGGATAAAAGAAAGCTGTATGTAAAAATCAATAATAATGGTAGTGTAATAGCTGAAAATTCATTATTGGAATTATATGTAGAGGGAAAGGAGGAAAGAAGATTAATCGATACAGTACATCTAGGGGACATAACTCCAATGGCACAGATTGAAAAGAGTATTGAGTGGACACCGAAGGATAGTGATTTTAATGAAGGCTTTGCAAAATTAGACTTTATAGTAGATTCTGATACCGATGATTACGATTATTCTAATAATATTTATGGGTATAATGAGAAACCAATAGAAAAGAAAGAAGCCCTTGTACCTAAGTCCCTCAAGCTTAATAAATCAAATTTAAAATTAGGAGTAAATACTACAGAAACATTGATCGAAGTATTTTCCCCCATGGATTCAGAGTACAAAAAGGTTATATGGAGTATCGATAATCCCTCTATAGCCCATGTAGATCAAAATGGAAGGGTTAAAGGAATTAACAAAGGCACTGGGGTTATTACTGCCAAGACAGAAGACGGTATATTACAGGCTCAGTGTACAGTAGAGGTAACTGATCCACCCTTTGTAGTGCTAAGTGGAGATACTGAGATGAGGATAACAAGGGGAGATACATTTACAGACCCAGGTGCTAAGGCATACGATGGAGAGACAGATATATCAAAGAGAATTGAAGTAACGGGGGATGAAATTGACACGTCGATTGTGGGTTCGAATGAAATATATTATTATTGTACCAGCGAAGAAGGGGTGGCTTCACAAGTCAAGGTGAGAAAGGTAATAGTAGCCCCGGAAAAGGTAAAGTTAAGTAATCGGGATAATGGTATTAAAGTAATGGGGGTTGAGGGATTAGCTGGATTGAAATTGTACGATATAAATGAAAATCTCATAAAAGCTGTTAATGTGATGGATGCTTCAAATGATTATATATTTAAAAATATAGATGGTGATAGGGGTTATTATGTATCCCAAACAGTTAGGGGTATAGAAAGCGAATTATCCTATATAAAAGTTGATAAAGACAGTAACGCACCGGTAGATAAAGAAAATAATTATGTTCAAAAGAAAAAACATAAACCAAAATCCAAAAAGTATTATGATAAAAAGGTTATTAAATTGGATAAAGGAAGACAAAGGATTACATATACAGTAAATAAAGATGTAATCGACCTGCTAAAAAATTCTACTAAACAAGATATTGATATGGTATATGAAGCTAAGGACTCTGATGTAAGTAATATAAGGATACCAAATAATTTATTATCCCATTTTGATGATAGAAATATAAGTATAAATATAAACAAGGTAAAGCTTAAGCTAAGTAAGGAATTGATAAAAAAATATAATGATAATGGTAAAGATATCAATTTAGAGATTAGTTTAGGGGATATAGAAGGGATTAAAAAAATACAGCGGGATGTTAAAATAATTGGGAGTCCTATAGAAATTAAGGCTGATATCAATATGAATACCGATGTATATGTTCCCTTAGATGGAGAGCTATTATTAGAAAGGGGCATGGAACTAAGGAAGTATTTAGATAAACTAAGGGTTCTAGTGGTTCACAGTGATGGAGATATAGAATACAAAAAAGGAAATATCTCATATGATCAAAGGGGCAATCCCATTGGAATAAAGGTTACTGTAGACAGATTTAGTACATTTGCTATTGTGAAGGAACAGAATCCAATAATGAAAAATATAAGCTTTAAGGATATAGAAGGAATGTGGGCCAAGGAGTATATAGAACAATTAGTTCTAAAGGGTGCTGTCAGTGGATATCCCGATGGATATTTCAGACCTGATAAAAACATAACTAGGGGAGAATTTGTATCTATAATATCAAAAGCTTTCGATTTAAAGGATAAGAAGGGGATAGTTTATAGTGATACCAAAAATCATTGGGCTAGAGAATATATAGATATGGCTGCTGCTGGAGGAATAGTAAAGGGATATAATGAGAATAGTTTTGGACCTAATGATTTCATCACTAGAGAACAGATGGCAGTAATAATCTCAAGAATCATTGAAAACCAAAATCAATCTAATAAACAAGACTTCAAAGACTGGAATGAAATAGCCGATTGGGCAAAGGCATCGGTTGAAAAAACATACAATAATAATATAATAAATGGATATCCAGATAAAACATTTAAACCTAAAAAATATGTTACCCGTGGGGAGGCTGCAACGGTAATAATAAAAGCTTTAAATCAAAACTAA
- a CDS encoding uracil-DNA glycosylase: MSQRDRIDCFKCKYFYITWDQNSPRGCRYFGFKTSLIPSIAVLRSSGKKCGAFAVKSKNL; encoded by the coding sequence ATGTCACAAAGGGATAGAATAGATTGTTTTAAATGTAAGTATTTTTATATAACATGGGATCAAAACAGTCCAAGGGGTTGTAGATATTTTGGCTTTAAGACCAGTCTGATACCATCAATTGCGGTTCTTAGAAGCTCGGGGAAAAAATGTGGAGCCTTTGCAGTGAAAAGCAAAAACCTATAA
- a CDS encoding patatin family protein: protein MKSVGLVLQGGGMRGVYTSGVLDFFMDKDLYFSYIIAVSAGACNAIAYITGKRGFGKKICIDYISNNKYISYKNLLTKGSIVDMDFIFDKVPNTLDPFDLDEIANCDNKFIIAATDCNNGNPVYIDVDNCNDIITAIKASSSVPFVTKTVGFEDMNLLDGGISDPIPIKKSIKDGNNRNVIVLTNEDGYTQKAFKMKRLANRMYPDYRDLVKSILDCHTLYHETIDYIKELETEKKVFIIRPSRYLKLKTFDRNTTRVKELYELGYRDAEEKYLELRTWLQ from the coding sequence ATGAAAAGTGTAGGATTAGTATTACAAGGTGGAGGGATGAGGGGAGTATATACTTCAGGAGTACTAGATTTTTTTATGGATAAAGATTTGTATTTTTCATATATTATAGCTGTCTCGGCTGGGGCGTGCAATGCAATAGCATATATTACAGGAAAAAGAGGATTTGGAAAGAAAATTTGTATAGATTATATAAGTAATAATAAATACATAAGCTATAAAAACCTATTAACCAAGGGGAGTATAGTAGATATGGATTTCATATTTGATAAAGTACCAAATACACTAGACCCCTTTGATCTTGACGAAATAGCTAATTGCGATAACAAATTTATTATTGCCGCCACCGATTGTAATAATGGAAATCCCGTATATATAGATGTGGATAACTGTAATGACATCATTACAGCCATAAAAGCATCTAGTAGTGTACCCTTTGTAACAAAAACCGTGGGATTTGAAGATATGAATCTTTTGGATGGAGGCATATCAGATCCTATACCCATAAAAAAATCAATAAAGGATGGAAATAATAGAAATGTAATAGTTTTAACTAATGAAGATGGATATACACAGAAAGCTTTCAAAATGAAAAGACTGGCCAATAGAATGTATCCAGACTATAGGGATTTAGTAAAATCAATCCTAGATTGTCATACATTATATCATGAAACTATTGACTATATAAAAGAACTTGAAACTGAAAAAAAAGTTTTTATTATAAGACCAAGCAGATATTTGAAGCTAAAAACATTTGATAGAAATACTACAAGAGTTAAAGAACTATATGAATTAGGCTACAGGGATGCTGAAGAAAAATACCTTGAGCTAAGGACCTGGTTACAATAA
- a CDS encoding HD domain-containing protein, translated as MKKFNYLINKAIEEAAKAHSTQYRKVTKIPYIVHPFEVALILQENSASEEVIAAGILHDTLEDTELTKEEIRDIFGDRILELVLGASEELDDRENTPWHDRKLHTIEHLKNAPRDVKMIACADKLSNIRSMIKGYDDMGDRLWDRFNAPYGKQKWYYHSLVDSLKELQEFKMYSQFKEAVNYLF; from the coding sequence ATGAAAAAATTTAACTATCTAATAAATAAAGCAATAGAAGAAGCAGCGAAGGCTCATAGTACCCAGTACAGAAAGGTAACGAAAATCCCATATATAGTCCATCCCTTTGAAGTAGCTCTCATTTTACAGGAAAATAGTGCCAGTGAAGAAGTAATTGCAGCCGGGATACTACATGATACCCTAGAAGATACAGAGCTTACCAAGGAAGAGATAAGGGACATATTTGGAGATAGGATACTGGAGCTGGTTTTAGGAGCCTCTGAGGAACTGGATGATAGGGAAAACACTCCTTGGCATGATAGAAAGCTCCATACAATAGAGCATTTAAAAAATGCTCCAAGGGATGTAAAGATGATTGCCTGTGCAGACAAGCTTAGCAATATAAGGAGTATGATTAAGGGCTATGATGATATGGGAGATAGACTATGGGATAGATTTAATGCACCCTATGGAAAACAAAAGTGGTACTATCACAGCTTAGTCGATAGTTTAAAAGAGCTTCAAGAGTTTAAAATGTACAGTCAGTTTAAAGAGGCAGTTAACTACTTATTTTAG
- a CDS encoding RecX family transcriptional regulator yields MSKKEFEITKLEIQKRNSNRISIYINDKYALGVHKDIVYKLNLEKGKLIDEDFIEKIIKTEEQKKANDYAIKLLSYRQRSEKEINDRMKQKGYEGEVIDKTIGWLREYSLVDDMDFAKEYTKAKAKKYGKSRIKMELSRKGVGDDIITNILEDELNFEKQYNAALQQAKKKVKAYKGEERQAVYRKLGSYLQRRGFSYEIISKILKELL; encoded by the coding sequence TTGTCGAAAAAGGAGTTTGAGATTACTAAACTGGAGATTCAAAAGAGGAATAGCAACAGAATATCCATATATATAAATGATAAATATGCCCTTGGGGTACATAAAGATATAGTATATAAATTAAATTTAGAAAAAGGCAAGCTTATAGATGAAGATTTTATAGAAAAAATAATAAAAACAGAAGAACAAAAAAAAGCAAATGATTATGCAATCAAGCTGTTATCCTATAGACAAAGAAGCGAAAAAGAAATAAATGATAGAATGAAACAAAAGGGTTATGAAGGAGAAGTGATTGATAAGACCATAGGATGGTTAAGGGAATACAGTCTTGTAGATGATATGGACTTTGCTAAAGAATATACTAAGGCAAAAGCAAAAAAGTATGGTAAAAGTAGAATAAAGATGGAGCTTTCTAGAAAAGGCGTTGGCGATGATATAATAACTAACATATTAGAAGATGAATTAAATTTTGAAAAACAATATAATGCTGCCCTCCAGCAAGCAAAGAAAAAAGTCAAAGCATACAAAGGAGAAGAAAGACAAGCTGTATATAGAAAATTGGGCTCCTATCTCCAAAGAAGAGGATTTTCCTATGAGATAATATCTAAAATATTAAAAGAACTTCTGTAG